The following are encoded in a window of Rhodocyclaceae bacterium genomic DNA:
- the flhB gene encoding flagellar type III secretion system protein FlhB, which produces MAESQQSDLEKTEPASSRRIEQAREQGQVARSTELNSFSSLLVSGGLLLFAGATLIDGMRTLFASGLQLDRASAFDVGVALSRLYETMVGALWVMAPLFVASLLVALLAPMLLSGWLFSADALQPKLSRLSPTAYLGRTFSWQGAVELIKAILKMVVLGAVVVVMLWKQKDAMAMLALEPIETALAHVGSMMTDAFVAVMLAMLLIVAIDVPFQIWNHVQQLRMTKEEVRQEGKETEGNPEVKGRIRAMQREMARRRMMSAVPKADVVVTNPTHYAVALQYLEGRMRAPQVVAKGSREVASRIIDLARENNVPVLSAPPLARALHRHAEVGDGVPAALYAAVAEVLAWVYQLRLARGYGSVLPGAPTLLDVPADLDPGPDAEAEAVPALQPARVRGGLLPASGADR; this is translated from the coding sequence ATGGCGGAATCGCAGCAGAGCGATCTCGAAAAGACAGAACCAGCCAGCTCCCGCCGCATAGAACAGGCGCGCGAGCAAGGACAGGTTGCCCGTTCGACCGAGCTCAACAGCTTCTCGTCGCTGCTGGTGTCCGGCGGCCTTCTGCTTTTCGCCGGCGCAACGCTCATCGACGGCATGCGCACGTTGTTCGCCAGCGGGCTGCAACTCGACCGTGCCAGCGCATTCGATGTCGGCGTAGCGCTCTCCCGGCTGTACGAAACGATGGTCGGCGCGCTATGGGTGATGGCGCCCCTGTTCGTCGCCTCGCTACTGGTCGCGCTGCTCGCGCCGATGCTGCTGTCCGGCTGGCTGTTCAGCGCGGACGCGCTGCAGCCGAAGCTGAGCCGCCTGTCGCCGACTGCTTACCTCGGCCGCACGTTTTCCTGGCAAGGCGCGGTCGAACTGATCAAGGCCATCCTGAAGATGGTCGTGCTGGGCGCGGTCGTGGTGGTGATGCTCTGGAAGCAGAAGGACGCGATGGCGATGCTCGCGCTGGAGCCGATCGAGACCGCGCTCGCGCACGTCGGCTCGATGATGACCGATGCGTTCGTCGCGGTGATGCTGGCGATGCTGCTGATCGTCGCGATCGACGTGCCGTTCCAGATCTGGAATCACGTGCAGCAGTTGCGAATGACCAAGGAGGAGGTGCGCCAGGAGGGCAAGGAGACCGAGGGAAACCCCGAGGTCAAGGGGCGGATCCGGGCGATGCAGCGCGAGATGGCACGCCGCCGGATGATGTCGGCGGTGCCCAAGGCGGACGTGGTAGTCACCAACCCGACGCATTACGCGGTGGCCCTGCAGTACCTCGAGGGCCGCATGCGTGCGCCGCAGGTGGTGGCCAAGGGCTCGCGCGAGGTCGCCAGCCGCATCATCGACCTCGCGCGCGAGAACAACGTGCCGGTGCTGAGCGCGCCGCCGCTCGCGCGTGCGCTGCATCGGCATGCCGAGGTCGGCGACGGTGTCCCGGCGGCGCTCTATGCCGCGGTCGCCGAGGTGCTGGCCTGGGTGTACCAGCTTCGCCTCGCGCGCGGCTATGGCTCGGTACTGCCGGGTGCGCCGACGCTGCTGGACGTTCCTGCCGACCTCGACCCGGGGCCGGACGCGGAAGCAGAGGCCGTGCCGGCGCTGCAGCCGGCCCGGGTGCGGGGAGGGCTGCTGCCTGCCTCGGGAGCTGACCGATGA
- the pip gene encoding prolyl aminopeptidase has protein sequence MPDQRDPVRSELFPPIEPFSSGMLALDGRHRMYWEQSGNPSGVPVVFLHGGPGAGSSPEHRRFFNPAFYRIVVLDQRGAGRSLPHGDLVDNTTPLLIADLEQLRAHLNIDRWLVFGGSWGSTLALAYAEAHPERCHGLILRGIFLCRDSEIEWFLYGLKAIFPEAWRAFTAQLSAAEREDILVSYHRRLIDPSPAVHMPAARAWSVYEGSCSTLLPSPETVSYFSGDSVALGLARIEAHYFINRIFLSDNALLDNIGRIRHLPGVIVQGRYDAVCPIVSADDLHQAWPEAQYVVVPDAGHSAWEAGIRAELVRATERFRLRLAG, from the coding sequence ATGCCAGACCAGCGCGACCCGGTCCGCTCAGAACTGTTCCCGCCGATCGAGCCCTTCTCCAGCGGCATGCTCGCGCTCGACGGCCGGCACCGGATGTACTGGGAGCAGTCGGGCAATCCCTCCGGCGTACCGGTCGTGTTCCTGCATGGCGGCCCGGGGGCGGGCAGTTCGCCGGAACACCGGCGGTTCTTCAATCCGGCGTTCTACCGGATCGTCGTCCTCGACCAGCGCGGTGCGGGCCGGTCGCTGCCGCACGGCGACCTGGTCGACAACACGACCCCTCTGCTCATCGCCGACCTGGAACAGCTGCGCGCGCACCTGAACATCGATCGCTGGCTGGTTTTCGGAGGGTCATGGGGAAGCACGCTGGCGCTGGCCTATGCCGAGGCGCACCCGGAGCGCTGTCACGGACTGATCCTGCGCGGCATCTTCCTGTGCCGCGATTCGGAGATCGAGTGGTTCCTCTACGGCCTGAAGGCGATCTTCCCGGAAGCCTGGCGCGCGTTCACCGCGCAGCTGAGCGCCGCCGAGCGGGAAGACATCCTCGTCTCCTACCATCGCCGGCTCATTGACCCGTCGCCCGCGGTGCACATGCCGGCCGCACGGGCGTGGAGCGTGTACGAAGGCAGCTGCTCTACGCTGCTGCCCAGCCCGGAGACGGTTTCGTACTTCTCCGGCGACAGCGTTGCACTCGGCCTCGCCCGGATCGAAGCGCACTACTTCATCAACCGCATCTTCCTCTCCGACAACGCGCTTCTCGACAACATAGGTCGCATCCGGCATCTGCCGGGCGTGATCGTCCAGGGGCGGTATGATGCCGTCTGCCCGATCGTCAGCGCAGACGACCTGCACCAGGCGTGGCCGGAGGCCCAGTACGTCGTCGTTCCCGATGCCGGACACTCGGCGTGGGAAGCGGGCATCAGGGCGGAACTGGTCCGCGCGACCGAACGCTTCCGGCTGCGACTGGCCGGCTGA
- a CDS encoding DUF2946 family protein → MDDIVAQAMARWPDVPAVYGWLRLDRRGRWLVKGEPIGHRPTVEFIGRNYHCDAQGRHFFQNGPQRVFVDVDHFPHVLWLDGRAGNQAALVTHAGAPVARPYRAWIDPAEGVVVEFAWTGSAMPALGSVLDRDLPALVDCFTCADGRALDADGWERLLEGRASGTRLAIGDTLLPVASLPALDSFPFVRAPRPAAGEDACT, encoded by the coding sequence ATGGACGACATTGTCGCGCAGGCGATGGCCCGATGGCCGGATGTTCCGGCGGTCTACGGCTGGCTGCGTCTCGACCGCCGGGGACGATGGCTGGTGAAGGGCGAGCCGATCGGCCATCGACCGACGGTAGAGTTCATCGGCCGCAATTACCACTGCGATGCGCAGGGACGGCACTTCTTCCAGAACGGCCCGCAGCGGGTCTTCGTCGACGTCGACCATTTTCCCCACGTGCTCTGGCTGGACGGCAGGGCCGGCAACCAGGCTGCCCTGGTCACGCACGCGGGTGCGCCGGTCGCTCGGCCGTACCGGGCCTGGATCGACCCTGCCGAGGGCGTGGTCGTCGAATTCGCATGGACCGGCTCGGCCATGCCCGCGCTCGGAAGCGTGCTCGACCGTGACCTGCCGGCGCTGGTCGACTGCTTCACCTGCGCGGATGGCCGTGCACTCGACGCGGATGGCTGGGAGCGCCTGCTGGAAGGACGCGCCTCGGGCACCCGTCTGGCGATCGGCGATACCCTCCTGCCGGTGGCAAGCCTGCCGGCGCTCGACTCGTTTCCATTCGTCCGCGCACCGCGCCCGGCAGCGGGCGAGGATGCCTGCACCTGA
- the flhF gene encoding flagellar biosynthesis protein FlhF: MIVRRFQAQSTRDALREVRDALGADALILSNRRLPSGGVELVAMIESGAEPAMLPAPFPPRTEVEPLRRSAIDAYTQAALADDPDLPDVVRRAAPPAAPWPPLQVPAGARGSVAPGPAAAAPAAPAVPMASPAPEPAPAPAVARPAAAARSAADPGAITEIAAEVRSLRSLVEHQLAGFAWGERSRRSPVETEVMRRLLAAGFSTLLARDLAEAVSRHHATEPDTAGTPVRGVPVPDTPVDTAWRQVRALLFDRLKTLLQPVDPCEQGGVFALVGPTGVGKTTTVAKLAARCVLARGASSAALLTTDGFRIGALDQLRIYGRILGVPVIAVRDEPELQMTLGDLAARHLTLIDTVGMSQRDRRLAEQAALLSGEGRGVRRLLLLSAASAGSTLEDVATRYAGGGLDGCILTKIDEAVSLGGVLDVVLRHRLPVCFVTNGQRVPEDLHLPNPLYLIDRALRGREAANPFTPASDEFALVAASGGSGA, from the coding sequence ATGATCGTCCGGCGTTTCCAGGCCCAGTCGACCCGCGATGCCTTGCGCGAAGTACGCGATGCGCTGGGCGCCGATGCGCTGATCCTGTCCAACCGGCGGCTGCCCTCGGGCGGCGTCGAACTGGTGGCGATGATCGAATCCGGCGCCGAGCCGGCGATGCTGCCCGCACCGTTCCCGCCCCGGACCGAGGTCGAGCCGCTCCGGCGTTCGGCGATCGATGCCTATACCCAGGCCGCGCTCGCGGACGATCCGGATCTCCCCGATGTCGTGCGCCGCGCCGCGCCGCCGGCGGCACCGTGGCCGCCGCTGCAGGTGCCGGCCGGCGCGCGCGGCTCGGTGGCGCCCGGTCCGGCGGCTGCGGCGCCTGCAGCGCCAGCCGTGCCGATGGCATCGCCTGCGCCCGAGCCGGCACCGGCACCGGCAGTCGCGCGGCCGGCGGCCGCGGCGCGCAGCGCCGCAGACCCCGGTGCGATCACCGAGATCGCCGCCGAGGTCCGCTCGCTGCGCTCGCTGGTCGAGCATCAGCTGGCCGGGTTTGCCTGGGGCGAGCGGTCACGGCGTTCGCCGGTCGAGACCGAAGTGATGCGGCGGCTGCTTGCGGCTGGCTTCAGCACGCTGCTCGCGCGCGACCTCGCCGAGGCGGTCAGCCGACACCATGCCACGGAACCCGACACGGCCGGGACGCCCGTGCGCGGCGTCCCGGTACCCGATACGCCGGTCGACACTGCCTGGCGGCAGGTGCGCGCCCTGCTGTTCGACCGGCTGAAGACGCTGCTGCAGCCGGTCGACCCCTGCGAACAGGGCGGCGTGTTTGCGCTGGTCGGACCGACCGGTGTCGGCAAGACCACGACGGTCGCCAAGCTGGCTGCGCGCTGCGTGCTCGCGCGTGGGGCGTCCAGCGCCGCGCTGCTGACCACCGACGGCTTCCGGATCGGCGCTCTCGACCAACTGCGCATCTATGGGCGCATTCTCGGTGTCCCGGTGATCGCGGTGCGCGACGAACCCGAACTGCAGATGACGCTGGGCGACCTGGCGGCGCGCCACCTTACGCTGATCGATACCGTAGGCATGAGCCAGCGCGATCGCCGGCTTGCCGAGCAGGCTGCGTTGCTGTCCGGCGAGGGCCGCGGCGTACGGCGGCTGCTGCTGCTGTCGGCCGCTTCCGCCGGCAGCACGCTGGAGGACGTCGCGACGCGCTATGCGGGGGGAGGGCTCGACGGTTGCATCCTGACCAAGATCGACGAGGCGGTGTCGCTGGGCGGCGTGCTCGATGTAGTGCTGCGCCACCGGCTGCCGGTGTGCTTCGTGACCAATGGCCAGCGCGTGCCGGAAGACCTGCACCTGCCCAATCCGCTCTACCTGATCGATCGCGCGCTGCGCGGTCGTGAGGCCGCCAACCCGTTTACCCCGGCCAGCGACGAGTTCGCCCTGGTTGCCGCCAGCGGAGGCTCCGGTGCGTGA
- the flhA gene encoding flagellar biosynthesis protein FlhA, producing MSALPPGPGGALTLPGGQPASSQWTRAAAPMLIILVLAMMVLPLPTLLLDLLFTFNIALSVIVLLVALYTLKPLEFSVFPTILLVTTLLRLSLNVASTRVILLEGHTGPDAAGQVIEAFGHFLIGGNYAVGLIVFIILVVINFVVITKGAGRIAEVAARFTLDAMPGKQMAIDADLNAGLIREDEARARRQAIAAEADFYGSMDGASKFVRGDAIAGILIVVINIVGGLLIGMLQHGMGFGDATETYVLLTIGDGLVAQIPALVISTAAGIVVSRAGSEQDLSNQFIGQMFNRPQVMYITAGMIGLVGLIPGMPNLAFLAIAGGLGWIGWYTAQKQQQAAALPPPPPPPRAEPAEVGWNDVVPVDMLGLEVGYRLIPLVDRSQDGELLKRIRGIRKKVAQDLGFLVPAVHIRDNLELRPNAYRILLKGVDAGTGEVFPGMFLAINPGRVLGNLQGTATKDPAFGLPATWIDAGQRDQAQSLGYTVVDAGTVVATHLSNMIQSNAHELLGREETQALLDHIAKDSPKLVEDLVPRVLNLTVVQRVLQNLLSDGVHIRDMRTIIESLAEHGAKTQDAEELTSHVRIALGRAIMQSVFPGAGELPVIALDPTLEQMLTQMTQGRAGDKADRQADGAGLEPSLAENLLRQAAVLAQTQEQSGQPAVLLVAPALRALLMRFLKRAVPQLKVISHSEIPDSKTIRVVAVLGGRG from the coding sequence ATGAGCGCCCTGCCGCCAGGCCCGGGCGGGGCCTTGACCCTGCCGGGCGGCCAGCCCGCAAGCTCGCAGTGGACGCGCGCCGCGGCGCCCATGCTGATCATCCTCGTGCTCGCGATGATGGTCCTGCCGCTGCCCACGCTCCTGCTCGACCTGCTGTTCACGTTCAACATCGCACTGTCGGTGATCGTGCTGCTGGTCGCGCTGTACACGCTGAAGCCGCTCGAGTTTTCGGTGTTCCCGACCATCCTGCTGGTCACCACGCTGCTGCGCCTGTCGCTCAACGTCGCCTCCACCCGGGTCATCCTGCTCGAAGGCCACACCGGCCCGGATGCCGCCGGCCAGGTGATCGAGGCCTTCGGCCACTTCCTGATCGGCGGCAACTACGCGGTCGGCCTGATCGTGTTCATCATCCTGGTCGTGATCAATTTCGTGGTGATCACCAAGGGTGCAGGCCGCATCGCCGAGGTTGCGGCACGCTTCACGCTCGATGCGATGCCGGGCAAGCAGATGGCGATCGACGCCGACCTGAATGCCGGGCTGATCCGCGAGGACGAGGCGCGCGCGCGGCGCCAGGCGATCGCCGCCGAAGCCGATTTCTACGGGTCGATGGACGGTGCGTCGAAGTTCGTCCGCGGCGATGCGATCGCCGGCATCCTGATCGTCGTGATCAACATCGTCGGCGGGCTCCTGATCGGCATGCTCCAGCATGGCATGGGTTTCGGCGATGCGACCGAGACCTACGTGCTGCTGACCATCGGCGACGGCCTCGTTGCGCAGATTCCGGCCCTGGTGATCTCGACGGCCGCCGGCATCGTGGTCAGCCGCGCCGGCAGCGAGCAGGACCTGTCCAACCAGTTCATCGGCCAGATGTTCAACCGGCCGCAGGTGATGTACATCACCGCCGGCATGATCGGGCTGGTCGGCCTGATTCCTGGCATGCCCAACCTGGCCTTTCTCGCGATCGCCGGGGGTCTCGGCTGGATCGGCTGGTACACCGCGCAGAAGCAGCAGCAGGCGGCGGCGTTGCCTCCCCCGCCGCCGCCGCCAAGGGCGGAGCCAGCCGAGGTCGGCTGGAACGACGTGGTGCCGGTCGACATGCTCGGCCTGGAAGTCGGCTATCGGCTGATCCCGCTGGTCGACCGCTCCCAGGACGGTGAACTGCTCAAGCGCATCCGCGGCATCCGCAAGAAGGTCGCGCAGGACCTCGGCTTCCTGGTGCCCGCGGTGCACATCAGGGACAACCTCGAGCTGCGGCCCAATGCCTACCGGATCCTTCTCAAGGGCGTCGATGCCGGTACCGGCGAAGTGTTCCCCGGCATGTTCCTGGCGATCAATCCCGGGCGGGTACTGGGCAACCTGCAGGGCACGGCCACGAAGGATCCTGCATTCGGTCTGCCAGCCACCTGGATCGATGCCGGCCAGCGCGACCAGGCGCAGAGCCTCGGCTACACGGTGGTCGACGCCGGGACGGTGGTGGCGACCCACCTGTCGAACATGATCCAGTCGAATGCGCACGAACTGCTCGGCCGTGAAGAGACTCAGGCGCTGCTCGACCACATCGCAAAGGATTCCCCCAAGCTGGTGGAAGACCTCGTGCCACGGGTGCTGAACCTCACGGTCGTGCAGCGCGTTCTGCAGAACCTGCTGTCCGACGGTGTCCATATCCGCGACATGCGCACGATCATCGAGTCGCTGGCCGAACACGGCGCGAAGACGCAGGATGCCGAGGAACTTACCAGCCATGTGCGCATCGCGCTGGGGCGCGCGATCATGCAGTCGGTGTTCCCGGGCGCGGGGGAGTTGCCGGTAATCGCGCTCGACCCCACACTCGAGCAGATGCTGACCCAGATGACCCAGGGACGCGCCGGCGACAAGGCCGACCGGCAGGCCGACGGCGCCGGCCTGGAGCCTTCGCTCGCCGAGAACCTGCTGCGCCAGGCGGCGGTACTCGCCCAGACCCAGGAACAGTCGGGACAACCGGCCGTGCTGCTGGTCGCGCCGGCGCTGCGAGCCCTGCTGATGCGGTTCCTGAAGCGTGCCGTTCCCCAGCTCAAGGTGATTTCGCACTCGGAAATCCCTGACAGCAAGACCATCCGCGTGGTTGCCGTGCTCGGAGGACGGGGATGA
- a CDS encoding NAD(P)-binding protein yields MTQTNPPSVAIVGAGLSGLTCARTLQDAGFRVQVFDKSRGVGGRLATRRTDHGSFDHGAQYFTARDPRFRERVEQWVAQGLAAPWTPALLAIDMASGSPVRTAVGDGTIRYVGLPAMNRIGRTLADGLEVRTDCTVTAARRVAGAGHRKQWQLSAADGKGAAVAPEGSFDWLVAAIPSPQAAMLLGEAGGLQAQARALPMVPCWAVLASFDAPVEAGFDAAFVNGSALTWIARNNAKPGRDPGPECWVLHAARDWSETALEDPAEAVCARMLAEFSRVTGYSRAPLTARAHRWRYAGPGARTDLACLFDATSSAGACGDWLAGSRVEGACLSGLDLAGRILDATH; encoded by the coding sequence ATGACCCAGACGAACCCGCCCTCCGTCGCCATCGTCGGTGCCGGCCTGTCAGGCCTCACCTGCGCACGCACCCTGCAGGACGCGGGGTTCCGCGTACAGGTGTTCGACAAGTCGCGCGGGGTCGGCGGCCGGCTCGCGACGCGGCGTACCGATCATGGTTCGTTCGACCACGGGGCACAGTACTTTACCGCGCGGGATCCGCGTTTCCGCGAGCGGGTGGAGCAATGGGTGGCACAGGGGCTTGCGGCACCGTGGACGCCCGCACTGTTGGCCATCGACATGGCGAGCGGAAGCCCCGTGCGTACCGCCGTCGGGGACGGGACGATACGCTACGTCGGCCTGCCGGCAATGAATCGCATCGGCCGCACGCTCGCCGATGGCCTCGAGGTACGTACCGACTGCACGGTCACCGCCGCGCGCCGCGTCGCAGGCGCCGGTCACCGGAAACAGTGGCAACTCTCCGCCGCCGACGGCAAGGGTGCCGCCGTGGCACCGGAGGGCAGCTTCGACTGGCTGGTGGCTGCGATACCTTCCCCGCAGGCTGCCATGCTGCTCGGCGAAGCCGGCGGCCTGCAGGCGCAGGCCCGCGCGCTGCCGATGGTGCCGTGCTGGGCGGTGCTGGCCTCGTTCGATGCACCGGTCGAGGCCGGCTTCGATGCGGCCTTCGTCAACGGCTCGGCCCTCACCTGGATCGCACGCAACAATGCCAAGCCGGGCCGCGACCCCGGCCCGGAATGCTGGGTCCTGCACGCTGCGCGCGACTGGAGCGAAACAGCCCTTGAAGATCCGGCCGAAGCAGTCTGCGCGCGCATGCTGGCGGAGTTCAGCCGCGTCACCGGATACAGCCGCGCGCCGCTGACCGCACGGGCGCATCGCTGGCGCTACGCCGGTCCTGGTGCCCGAACCGATCTCGCCTGCCTGTTCGATGCCACAAGCAGCGCGGGGGCGTGTGGCGACTGGCTCGCCGGATCCAGGGTCGAGGGCGCATGCCTCAGCGGCCTGGACCTGGCCGGACGCATCCTCGACGCCACGCACTGA
- a CDS encoding ribonucleotide-diphosphate reductase subunit beta, with the protein MLSFEEDFGATAGAQLAQRAIGRSLDTAEAPAAATPAVAAAARRVSADDKRIINGQTDVNQLVPFKYEWAWKKYLDACANHWMPQEIQMSRDIALWKDPNGLTEDERRLVKRNLGFFVTADSLAANNIVLGTYRHITAPECRQYLLRQAFEEAIHTHAYQYIVESLGLDESEVFNAYHEVASIRAKDEFLIPFIDTLTNPAFRTGTPEADQKLLKSLIVFACIMEGLFFYVGFVQILALGRQNKMTGAAEQYQYILRDESMHCNFGIDLINTVKAENPHLWTPEFREEMRQLMNTAVELEYRYAEDTMPRGVLGLNAPMFKEYLRYISNRRCQQIGLEPLFPGANNPFPWMSEMIDLKKERNFFEARVIEYQTGGALSWE; encoded by the coding sequence ATGCTTTCATTCGAAGAAGATTTCGGCGCCACAGCCGGGGCGCAGCTGGCCCAGCGGGCGATCGGGCGCAGCCTCGACACGGCGGAGGCACCAGCGGCCGCCACGCCGGCGGTCGCCGCCGCGGCGCGCCGTGTATCCGCGGACGACAAGCGGATCATCAACGGCCAGACCGACGTGAACCAGCTGGTTCCGTTCAAGTACGAATGGGCATGGAAGAAGTACCTCGACGCCTGCGCGAACCACTGGATGCCGCAGGAGATCCAGATGAGCCGCGATATCGCGCTCTGGAAGGATCCGAACGGCCTGACCGAGGACGAGCGCAGGCTGGTCAAGCGCAACCTCGGATTCTTCGTGACCGCGGATTCGCTCGCAGCCAACAACATCGTGCTTGGTACCTATCGTCACATCACGGCGCCGGAGTGCCGGCAGTATCTGCTGCGCCAGGCGTTCGAGGAGGCGATCCATACGCACGCCTACCAGTACATCGTCGAGTCGCTCGGCCTCGACGAGAGCGAGGTGTTCAACGCCTACCATGAAGTCGCTTCGATCCGGGCCAAGGACGAGTTCCTGATTCCCTTCATCGACACGCTGACCAACCCGGCGTTTCGCACCGGCACGCCGGAAGCCGACCAGAAATTGCTCAAGAGCCTGATCGTCTTCGCCTGCATCATGGAAGGCCTGTTCTTCTACGTGGGCTTCGTACAGATCCTGGCGCTCGGCCGCCAGAACAAGATGACCGGCGCGGCGGAGCAGTACCAGTACATCCTTCGCGACGAGTCGATGCACTGCAACTTCGGCATCGACCTGATCAACACGGTGAAGGCGGAGAACCCGCACCTCTGGACGCCGGAGTTCCGCGAAGAGATGCGGCAACTGATGAACACCGCTGTCGAACTCGAGTACCGCTACGCGGAAGACACGATGCCGCGCGGCGTTCTCGGCCTTAATGCGCCGATGTTCAAGGAGTATCTGCGGTATATTTCCAATCGTCGATGCCAGCAGATCGGGCTCGAGCCTCTCTTCCCCGGTGCGAATAATCCCTTCCCCTGGATGAGCGAAATGATCGACCTCAAGAAGGAACGCAACTTCTTCGAGGCGCGTGTCATCGAGTATCAGACCGGCGGCGCACTGTCCTGGGAATGA
- a CDS encoding fumarylacetoacetate hydrolase family protein, which yields MKLYTYKAAAGAASTVGVLDADGMHLVDLAATAATGGAALPFDPTSMQSLIDAGAPGLAAVSALASHAKAVRIALSTVTLCAPLPRLLRNVYCVGWNYLDHFNEGAAHRKTAVELPDHPALFTKASNALNGPFDPIPYNAEVSEKIDWECEMGMIIGRRGRNIPEADAMSHVFGYTVLNDVTARDMQRYHGGQWFKGKSLDGSCPIGPCIVTADSIQPESLDIFTRVNGVVKQESNTRHLFFKLPRLIAELSRGLTLEPGDLIATGTPQGVGYARTPPEFLKPGDVLETEVQGIGVIRNPIVAVND from the coding sequence ATGAAGCTCTACACCTACAAGGCCGCCGCTGGCGCGGCGTCCACCGTCGGCGTCCTCGACGCCGACGGCATGCACCTGGTCGACCTCGCGGCAACCGCCGCTACCGGGGGCGCGGCGCTGCCGTTCGACCCGACGAGCATGCAGTCGCTCATCGATGCCGGCGCGCCCGGCCTGGCCGCTGTGTCGGCGCTGGCTTCGCATGCGAAGGCGGTACGCATCGCGCTATCGACCGTCACGCTGTGCGCGCCGCTGCCGCGCCTGCTCCGCAACGTCTACTGCGTGGGCTGGAACTACCTCGACCACTTCAACGAGGGCGCAGCCCATCGCAAGACCGCCGTCGAACTGCCCGACCACCCGGCGCTGTTCACCAAGGCATCGAACGCCCTGAACGGACCCTTCGACCCGATCCCGTACAACGCCGAGGTCAGCGAGAAGATCGACTGGGAATGCGAGATGGGCATGATCATCGGCCGCCGCGGACGCAACATCCCGGAAGCCGACGCGATGTCCCATGTGTTCGGCTACACCGTCCTGAACGATGTCACCGCGCGCGACATGCAGCGCTACCACGGCGGGCAGTGGTTCAAGGGCAAGAGCCTGGACGGCAGCTGCCCGATCGGACCGTGCATCGTGACGGCCGATTCGATACAGCCCGAGTCGCTCGACATCTTCACGCGCGTCAACGGCGTCGTGAAGCAGGAATCCAACACCCGCCACCTGTTCTTCAAGCTGCCGCGGCTGATTGCCGAGCTGTCGCGAGGGCTTACGCTCGAACCCGGCGACCTGATCGCCACCGGTACGCCGCAGGGCGTGGGTTACGCCCGCACGCCACCGGAGTTCCTGAAGCCGGGTGATGTCCTCGAGACCGAGGTACAGGGCATCGGCGTGATCCGCAATCCGATCGTCGCAGTGAACGACTGA